GCTGCCGAAGTGGATCCGGACTGGACAGAGTGACTGGAACCTAAATGGGGAGATGAGCTTGTGTTCAGGTTCATTCCAGTGTCCGAGTCTTCGTCGGTCATGTCGGGCAGGGCGTCGATGTTGACTTCGCCTTTGGCCAACTGATCCGGGTGACGACCGGCCAAATGTGACTCGAGAGCCGATTTGACTTTGAACAAGGCCGGACAAAATGGACAACGCTTGTTGATGACCTGGGCATGGGCCCGGAACTGACCTTTGCGCTCGCGAGCTCGAGTGTTCTGGAACCACACCTGGACGACGCGCTTCTTGAGTCCGACTTCGCGTGAGATCGTCTCCAGCATCTTGCGAGACGGATTCGATTCCAGCTGGTACTGCTGGTACAGGAAATCCAGCTGCTCCGGCAGGATCGTCGTTCGCAGACGCTTGTCGCGCGGTTGTCCGTCTCCGTCAGTGCCACCACCTCCGCTTCCGCTGCCACCGCATCCACCTCCGCCACCACCACGCTCTTCGTCGTCCTCGACCACTTCGTGCTTCCGCTTGCTTCCAGAAGGAATCAGGGAGCCAGAGGATGGCGGGGTCATTTGGCCGCTGCTTCCGGCGCTGACTGCCGGCAGACTGGCCGAGAGTTGAGCGGCCGCGGCCGCCACGACGGCAGCCTGATGCTGTTGAAGTAGAGCCGCATACTGAGTCTCCATTCCGGCCGCCATTTTGGCAGCGGCGGCGCCACCCGAGAAGAGATCCGGATTCATGATGTGGACGATTTGATGTTCGCGCCACAAATCGAATCGCGAAAATGTCAAGCCGCATTGCTCGCAGTGGAAAGCGGAATCGTTTTGCGACTGTtggttttgctgctgctgctgctgggccggcTGAGTTTGGAACATTTCCGGCTGCTTGGGTGGCGGCGGTGGGGGTGCAGCCACGTTGGATTCCGTCTTGATGATggttgacgacgacgatgatttcGGTAAAATGGTCAATTGAGGGGCAGCACCACATGACGAGGCCGTTCCGCTCATGACGGAAGCGTCGGCCAATGAACTCGAATTGCTGTTGTCATTGTCTGACGACGAGAAGCAAGCGGCAGCCTGGGCAGCGGCCGCCTGAGCCACGGCCGATCGTTTGGCGTCTTCCTCCTTGAAGCAGTGAGTTTTCTGATGGCGGATGAGCTCGTAATAGCGCTGGAACACCAGCAGACACTTTTTGCACTGGTAGTTGAGTCCTGGCGTGCGCTGGAAACGGCCCGAGCCGTCCGGGTCGGTTCCCGCTCCTCCTCCGCCCGACGTTCCAGAGCCTGGAGTGGCCGAACCCGAAGTGGAGGCCGGATCGCCGGCACCTCCGGCCACTGGCGGTTGATTCTCGTAGACTTTGCGAGCCTTTTGACGGGCGTTCTGGAACCAGACGACAATGACTCTCGGTGAGAGTGAGAGCAGTTTCGAGAGATACTCGAGATCGTCGTCTTTAGGGTAAGCGTTGTTCTCAAAGAACTCTTGCAGTACCTTGATCTGGTAGTCGGTGAAGCGCGTCCGGTTGGCCCGTTTGCCAGTTGATGATCCAGGACCGCCGCCTCCACTGCTCGAGttgcctccgccgccgccgcctggAGGAGTCAGAGGAGCCATCGGCAATGGTGTCGAAGTAGCGAAAAAGTTGAACGGGCTTTGGTCGCTGCTCATGCGGCCTGGGCTCAAACCGGCCAGTCCGGCGGCAGCGGGACTAGGGAGAGCCGATCCGCTGGTGGTCGGGCGAGGAGGGAACATGCCTCCGCCCGGCCCAAGGTGACAGTTCTTGGTGTCGACGTTCAGTTGCGAATTGATGAGAGAGGCCAATGAAAGGTTCGTCATGGGCGATCCGCTTCGGATGTGGAACGGATTTCCGGGTGTCGTTGGCAGCATTTGTGGAGTCGAACGACTGGCAGTTTCTTCGGCTGTTGGTTCGGGCATTTCCGCCACCACTTCTTTCTTGACTTGAACGGCCTCGGGTATAGCCGGTGGAGCGACCGAGGCCatcgacgctgctgctgctgctgctgcggcggcggaggcggcggcggctgctgcagCCGCAGCGGCCGTCTTTGCCGCTTTGCTGTTGGTGGCCGGCGTGGGCCGCGTGCTGATCAGAGCCCTTTGAATTTCCATTTGCTCTTCCGCTTTGAGTTGAGTGACTTTGGTCTCGCCCGTCTTCTCGTACTCTTCCAGGTTGAGCGTCGTGCTGGGCGGGTTGCTGAAGTTGTAGGGCGAATCTTTGTTGCGCTGGCGCTCCTTGAACAGCGTATTGCGGAACCAATGTTTAATGACTTTGGGAGGCAAGCCAGACTGGCGGGCCATTTCGGCGATGGTTTCCTCCGACGGTGAATTGTTGATATCGAAATGAGCTCGTAAAATCTTCAACTGGTCGTCACTGATCCTCGTTCGAGCCCTCTTTTGTTGCTgacccggctgctgctgttgttgttgttgctgctggccattGGCCGAACCTCCTACCTGCGAATTGTTCGCTGCAGAACTACCGGCGGCggattgctgttgctgctgctgttgttgttgttgctgctgctgctgctgttggagcatttgctgctgctgtttggcgAATTGTCCGGCTTGTTGATCCATGGCGGATTGCAAGTAAGGATTGTTTTGTGCAGCCTGGGCGGCCATGGCAGCTTGAATGGGATCAAAGTGGCCGGCGGCCATCATGAAAGGATTCATCAAAGGTGGTTGCATGTTCATAGCGGCCAAAGCGGCGGCCGGCATGTTGAAACCGAGCCCGGCAGCACCGTGAAGGCCTAATCCGGCCAGACCCATCATCATCGGGTTGAATTGCTGCTGCAGTTGGGAAGCCAAGCCCATGGCGTTGAGAACCCCCTGCATGTCACTCATCTGCTGGGCCAACGATTGAGATTGCTGCAGTTGGGCAGCCTGCTGCTGGGCCTGAGCCTGGGCAGCCGATTCGGCAGCACTGGATGAAATCGGAGTCGAAGTAGCCGTCCTCGGAGTCGGAGTGTTTTCCGGTCGGTTAGTCGCAGTTGTCGGTTTCGATGAAGGTTCAGCCGGAAGATCGGCGGTGGGTTCGCGTTCGGGTCTGTCGATATTGCCCGGCGGCGGGAGTCGTTCAACGGGTGACAAATGTGGCCCCACTCCAGCCGGAGTGGAGGCGGAAGTATTATTCAAATTGGCTGTCCTCTTGATTTCGTCGGCGCATTGTTCGACGCAATGGGGCGGAACCATCTGACGATGGACCTCCTCGCTGTGAGCCTTGAGAACCCAAATGCTGGAGAAACTCTTGTGACAGAGCGGGCAGACGCAGCGCTGGATTTCAGGGGCTTTATCCGTTCCTGATTGAGCGTCTTGCGTCTCCATGGCGTTCTCCTTGTTCTCCTCTTCCGCCGGATCGTTGCTGCTGGCAGTCGAATTGTTGAGATTGACGCCGCCGCTcgcttgttgctgttgttgttgttgctcctctCCTCtcagctgctgttgttgctgtttgggTTGGCCGGCACCGCGTTGCTTCTGGTGACATTCGTTGAATTGCATCACCAGTTCAAAGCCGTAGCTGCCCAGCAGGTGCTTGAGCATGCGCGAAGAGCGGCGAGCCGGCAGGCTcagcttgttgttgttgttggtgttgtcgTCGGGCAGGGCAATAGGCGACTCGGCGGCAGGTTCGGCCGTCTTGGCGTTGTTGGGCCAGTTGTTGTCGACATTATTGAATCCAACGGCCGAGTAATACTGCTGGACcagatgttgttgctgctgctgctggaatatCTGCTCGGGCGACAGCCCGTAGAGTTGTCCCAGGGCCATGGccaattgttgttgctgctgctgctgttgatctAGTCCGTTCTCGACGGGACTAGTTTTACGGCCGGGCAGGGCGGGCGATTCGGGCGAACTCAGGGTGTGACTCACGGCCGTGCCAGGAGCCGGCTGCTCGATCAACGGCCTGGTCAAATCAATCTGACCGGCAGCGGCCAGCTCTTGCAGTTTGGAGGCTCTCGTCTGGTGGAGAACGGAGCGCAAGTGAATGTCCAGGGTGGAGCCTTGACTGTAGGCCACTTTGCAAATGTTGCACTTCCACGGCTTGTTCCCAGCCGGTGACTCGTTGTTGGCGTTGGCAGCTCCCGTCGAGCAGTTGGAACTGGCCGTGACGGGTCGTTCGGGTCTGGCGACCAACGGCGGCAGGGTGGGCGTGACTGGTGAGGCTGCGGCCGGTTCGGCAGCTCCTCCGGTAAGCGAAGCGGCCCTTTTGAGCTTGTGCAAATGGCTGACGGAATTGTAGTGAACCAGGAGGATGTTCTTCTGTGTGAACGACTCCTTGCAGACGTCGCACTTGAACGGCCGGTTGGGGTCCAGGTATTTCTCCATGGGGTAGTGCAGCTTTTCGCCCTTGCGGTGCTGCATCGTCTTGTTGTGACTAGTCAGGTAACTCTGCGACGTGAACGCCATCTTGCACCGGTGGCACTTGTGGCGGCGCACCGGGTCGGCGTACGTTTCTTCCGCCACCGAGGCGCTGTTGAGGTATTCTTCCAGCGGAGTCCCCTGGTGGACCGGCTCGCCGTTGTTGCCGCCTCCGCTCACATTTCCGCCAGACATTCCTCCACCCCTCTGGCTGCTGTGAAGGAGACCGGAATCGTGGCCCATCTGGTCCTGATCCATCTCTTCGCTCTCCTCCTGCCCTTCGTCCATGGTGGTGGCCAGCAGGGCGGAATTCTGCAGCAATCCAGAATCTTCCTGGTCCATTTCGTCTTCGCCTCCAGAGAGTTCGGCGGCTGCCGCCTGTTCGCGGCGCAAGTACTCGCTAATGGCGGCTTCGCTGGCCTGACCGGCCAGTCCGCTGAGGAGCAGCGGATGCGACAAGAGGCTCTGCCTCAACACGTTGGCCTCCTCGTCCGTCAGCTCGGCGTGCGAGCTCTCCAGATGCTTTTGCAGCGACAAAATGGAGCGGAAAGAGCGGCCGCAGAGCGGGCACTTTGTCGCGTCGCGGATGACGTGATATTGCGAGTGCAGCTGCAACTTGTCCAGCGTTTTGAAGGCCAGCGAGCACTGAGGGCACCGGTACTTGTAGGCGTGCCGCTCAGAGACCGTGGCAGCGGGGGGCaccagtgttgttgttgttgttgttgcctgtTGTTGTCCGCGCTGCTGGTGAACCTGGGCCACCGCAGGAGTCAAAGTTTCGCTTTCGTCCTCGCCAGAGGTCGGCGATTCGTGCCGGGAATCTTCCTCAGGTCGCACTACTTTGTTACcttgtggctgctgctgctgctgctgttgttgctgttgttgttgttgctgctgctgttgttgttgttgttgcatggCTGCGTTGAGCCAGTTGGCCTGTTCGACAAGCAGCATGAGCCGTTCCAAACCCTCGGCGTTGACGTTGTGCACCGTGGCGGCGTGTTGCTCCACTTGGGCCCGGTCGGCGAAACGGTTCTGGCACAAGGGACAACTCAATCCCTGGTTGCTCGGCTGCTGCTCCATTGACGCTTTgctgtcgttgttgttggccaTTTGTTCaccttgctgctgctgttgttgttgttgttgcagagctttcgttgttgttgtcgcaGTTGTCGGAGTAGCTCTTCCCGGTTCGGCCAGTAGTAGATGAGCTCGACCACCTTCTAAACAAACACAGAAAACAAACACgcaatttattattagaaagCTGACAACATATTTCGGGTTTGCTATGACGTCCCACGTCCGGTTCCAAACTAAacgcgacttttttttgttgttgttatctcTGTCTCCCCATTTCAAAATCGTCTGTTTTCTAATGAGAACATATGCTAATACATAAAACTCCAAAATGTAACGAAAAGAGGATGATATAGACTGCTCCATATAGGCCGCAGCTGGTTCTGTCATTTGATTGAACAGACAATGACCCCCACGTGTTCCtgcgtctcttttttcccttttttaaatgtgtgtCGTCTCATTTGGTCGACAGATTGTCGGTTTTTATACGCCACGAAAAACGGGGGAGGGAGAGAGCCGAGTCCCGTTCGTGCAACTGGGGTCGTGATGcgcttttttattcaaacaaaacacaaatttttctttctctctctctctctccggacGAAATGCAAACACAATCCATGGCGTAGGAAAAGGGAGAGgagggtagagagagagagatttcaTCTGACCATATGGAGAGAAATACATACAGGTGACATGTCAATGCATCCATTAGTCATCCAACCAATCCGGTTCGctatcttcttcttattcttcttcccttcTCTCTTCTATGcgctctgtctctctctctgtgtgtctgtgtgtgtgtaatcatcACATTGTGTAGTCACCACCCCATCGGCTTGGTCTTTGTGAGTCTTTGTATAATAAGCGGgtttggttcttttcttttctttttcgtcttcttgtCAAATGACGAGAGCCACAGCAATTTGGGAGAggagaagcagaagaagaagttggagGGTTCCAAAGGaatgagaagaaggaaaagacgaattatttattcattcgaGGTAGCCATCATCGTCGTATGGCGTAATAACAATCACAactatttaaaatagaataaaggggggggggaaggaaagaagagaagaaaacaggATGATAATGAGAGGAGTTGGAAGGGAGGAGGGACACGACTTGGCCTTGATTTCATTCCGGAATATCAAAAccgcacagaaaaaaaaaaatatatataaaatagagaaaaataattacaatcattctgaataaatttaaaaaaagaaaaaaaagaaggtgggGAATGCGACGTTGCGCGCGCGTACTTTGCGGCCGGCCGCAAATGACTCATTCGTGATCCAATCCaaaccgttttcttttgtgatttCACGActtgtctgtctctctctctcttattctttttccctccGTCTTACATAACCTGCAAGTGCACAGACTAGTGGGGGGAGGTGGGTGGataggtttttttgtttttttttggtttagttCTCAGCCGGGAGATATTACATGAATATTcacaaatgaaagaagaagaagaaaaaaaaaattcaaatcaaatcaatcgtGCCACGGCGAAGTGGACTCACCACACGGGCACGCGCGCCTCGCCGATGAAGGCCAACACGACAAGATCacgaaaaaggcaaaaaaataaataaataaataagagagagagagtaaagaAAGAGAGCGGAGCacattaacatttcatttcatcattcTGTCTCAGTGCGAGCGCGCACACGATAAATACCCCAAAGTCTTGGGGAAAACAAGGTGCATAACTGCATATCGCTAGCGAGTAAAGACGAGCGAGAGCCAGCtagcaggagagagagagaaggacgAGCCGACACATCTACATACGGCGAGCTGGAGGCTATAACAACGGCTGACTTAAAGGCGGCCCCCATCTTCTCCCGAGGAGGAGAGTATAGAAGGGGGCTGAAGAGAagagggaggaaagaaaaagaagaagaaaaagaaaaaaaaaggaggcaacTATAGCGTGCCAAATTACCGGGCGCCCCGTGCGTGTCGAGCGGACCGCCATAAAATCAACACccggcctttttctttattttttcttttttctaaaaaagaagaaaaaataaaaaaaagaagatgcgGCTGAGCGCGCAACGTTTCCCTTAGGGGCCTtcccgaaaagaaataaaaagggaagaaggaaaaaacccTCACACCAGCTCCAACCACCGAACCTCCATAAATGTAAATATCGtctaataaataatcaaaggTGGGGTTGTGTTTCGCTTCCTATATCGCCGGATGATAGGAGGACCACGaggaataaaataagagagaatAAGGAAGAGATAGAGAGTCATCTTTGACACCTTGTATATTATACGgtcggctcttcttcttcttcttcttttttcttcccggcGTTATGAGAGgcgttcaaattttttcgtaggtatttttatatttaaaaaaagaaaaaaaaatttgccttttttttattttttattttttgttttggtgcTACTgtgtcaaatttcaaattgccCGCGCTTTGGGCTATcgcatttttccctttttttaattttcaaatgaaggGGGTTGGGGAGGCTATTTTCAGTTGGTGTTGTTGTCTTAataaagacacacacacacaccagagaGAGAAGCGATGGATTGCGCAAccatgaggaggaggaggaggtatAGAGGTGGGCGGAGTCGAAAGATGCTTCGTTGTGATTGAGATGGAACGCGTGTGGACACGAGATActtcacaacaacaaaaaaaagccgagCGTAGGttaacaaaaacacacacaagtacCTGTTCCATTGGCTGGATTGACTTGTGGTGGTGCCGCCGCTCCTTCGTCGTCCGAATCGCTGCCGGAAGAGACGACGGCGAAAAGGTCGCGCAGTTCCAGCGGTCCCAGCATCGGCTCCTTGGGACCGACCGTGCTGCGCCGCTGAAGCTCGGCCAACTGCTCCAATTGGCAGTGGCGCAGCGAGCGGGCGTGCTGGAGAAGGGCCGTCTTGCTGGGGCAGTCGCACTGGCAGAGTCGGCACTGGTACTGGACTCCGCTGGCGGAGCGGCCCAGAGCCGCCGCCTCATCCGAGACGAAGCGGAAGAGCTCGACGGCCAGCTGATGGCGTGGACTGGCCGCGTGCACCTGGAGCTTGTGGacgctgttggtgtagtactcgcAGACGTTGCAGCGCAGCTGGACCGGATTGGTCGTGCTCGTCACGTACTGCAATTTCCAGTCGTTGCGGGCCCCGCCCTCCTGGATGTGGGTGGCGTGCTGGAGCCGCTGCAAGTGCTTGTCCGTCTTGCAGTGCAGCTGGAAATTGGCCTTGAGCGTCGTCTTGTAGGCGCACAATCGGCACAGGTAATGGCCGCCAATGAGGAGCAGGGCCTCGTGCTCGCGCTGGCGCGATCGATCGGCCGCGACGTGCTGGGCAACCACTTCGGCCATGTCGCCGCAAAACACGCTGCACACCAGACACTGGAACACGTGCGACGGATTGGCTTCCATCGGCTCGGGCAACGGCTCCATCGTCTCGGGATTTAGACCAGGATCGGCCAGCGGGCCGGCCCCCGGAATTCCCGATTGCCCTCCTCCACCGGCGGCTCCGCCGGATGCCCAGGGTGATTGAGGATCTCCAACCAACTGTCCGGCTTGCCCAGGAAGTTGACCGCCCGTCATCATCTGGATGAAAAGAGCCTGCTGATAGGCCATATCCGCCAGAGCGGCTTCGGCTCCGCCGGGCGACGATTGGAGGCCGACGCCAGACGgatcgtgctgctgctgctgctggaggacAGAGAGTTGCTGCATCCGCTTGACGTTCTGCTGGAGCATGATCATGTTGTGCGTGTGCTTCTCGCTCGTCATGTGGATCCGCAAATTCCGGCCGACGTTCGTCTCGTAGTTGCACACGTCGCACCGGAACGTCGGCTTGTTGGCCGGCGCCGCCAGTTTGGCCAATTGGCTCGACGACACCGACGAAGAAGTGGCCGGACTGTTGGTCAAACTGTTGGCCACCGCCGGATTGTTGACGGAGCTCGTCATGTTGGGGCTCTGGTGGTGCAGCAGCGACGAGCTGGAACTCGTTTTAGACGGCGACGTCAGCGATTCGGCGCTGGTATTGTGGGCGCTAGTGTTGCCCAGTCCGttgcctccgccgccgccgcctccgcccggctgctgctgcccgttGCTGCTGTGATGCAATTCCTGGGCGTTGTTCAGGTGCTTGTCCGACTGCATGTGGATGCTCAGGTTGCCTTTGGTCGTCGTCGAATAGTTGCAGACCTCGCAGCGGTACGGCTT
The window above is part of the Daphnia pulex isolate KAP4 chromosome 3, ASM2113471v1 genome. Proteins encoded here:
- the LOC124191217 gene encoding zinc finger homeobox protein 3-like isoform X3, with protein sequence MDVSIAVPSPRVHSDAASATPSAAISLPSPTAPTPTTPPNSMDTGQTTLVHARLDARDVMAGSCDSGQEDEELEDHSHHHSSSRSPNLPGSKTSANASGSTAPAGREDDDDDVDEEDDEDEDDDDDVERFDGKIVYNPDGSAYIIEENNHGSDTEDIPVRLPKLEGAIVDGRRGTQDLDDVAGASLPQIASALYVSRPQVNRPNSYYGNSSAYPGNGGKNAAKSAEPVMHSFRVYSARRNSDPATNPPAPAALFHSNSSVPIKPILMCFVCKLSFGLAKTLMSHATGEHGVRLDDEEKRILGQANTSAILQLVGKSKEPVISFLEPVTSPANQMTTAGQQQPSNSHNNNSSPADEMDVDDIKAEPIHNDESFETKETLAVSTFNRPGSSSPIGNNNNNNGRASVSSPSAASSATPSPLSPHLQLTPPNVSIASIAAAAAGFGNPFFSQQLQQQQQQQMYQQQPDVVQGLLSPGLSSSAAAAMALATRNSCKTLKCPKCNWHYKYQETLEIHMKEKHPESETSCLYCLTGQPHPRLARGETYTCGYKPYRCEVCNYSTTTKGNLSIHMQSDKHLNNAQELHHSSNGQQQPGGGGGGGGNGLGNTSAHNTSAESLTSPSKTSSSSSLLHHQSPNMTSSVNNPAVANSLTNSPATSSSVSSSQLAKLAAPANKPTFRCDVCNYETNVGRNLRIHMTSEKHTHNMIMLQQNVKRMQQLSVLQQQQQHDPSGVGLQSSPGGAEAALADMAYQQALFIQMMTGGQLPGQAGQLVGDPQSPWASGGAAGGGGQSGIPGAGPLADPGLNPETMEPLPEPMEANPSHVFQCLVCSVFCGDMAEVVAQHVAADRSRQREHEALLLIGGHYLCRLCAYKTTLKANFQLHCKTDKHLQRLQHATHIQEGGARNDWKLQYVTSTTNPVQLRCNVCEYYTNSVHKLQVHAASPRHQLAVELFRFVSDEAAALGRSASGVQYQCRLCQCDCPSKTALLQHARSLRHCQLEQLAELQRRSTVGPKEPMLGPLELRDLFAVVSSGSDSDDEGAAAPPQVNPANGTEGGRAHLLLAEPGRATPTTATTTTKALQQQQQQQQQGEQMANNNDSKASMEQQPSNQGLSCPLCQNRFADRAQVEQHAATVHNVNAEGLERLMLLVEQANWLNAAMQQQQQQQQQQQQQQQQQQQQQPQGNKVVRPEEDSRHESPTSGEDESETLTPAVAQVHQQRGQQQATTTTTTLVPPAATVSERHAYKYRCPQCSLAFKTLDKLQLHSQYHVIRDATKCPLCGRSFRSILSLQKHLESSHAELTDEEANVLRQSLLSHPLLLSGLAGQASEAAISEYLRREQAAAAELSGGEDEMDQEDSGLLQNSALLATTMDEGQEESEEMDQDQMGHDSGLLHSSQRGGGMSGGNVSGGGNNGEPVHQGTPLEEYLNSASVAEETYADPVRRHKCHRCKMAFTSQSYLTSHNKTMQHRKGEKLHYPMEKYLDPNRPFKCDVCKESFTQKNILLVHYNSVSHLHKLKRAASLTGGAAEPAAASPVTPTLPPLVARPERPVTASSNCSTGAANANNESPAGNKPWKCNICKVAYSQGSTLDIHLRSVLHQTRASKLQELAAAGQIDLTRPLIEQPAPGTAVSHTLSSPESPALPGRKTSPVENGLDQQQQQQQQLAMALGQLYGLSPEQIFQQQQQQHLVQQYYSAVGFNNVDNNWPNNAKTAEPAAESPIALPDDNTNNNNKLSLPARRSSRMLKHLLGSYGFELVMQFNECHQKQRGAGQPKQQQQQLRGEEQQQQQQQASGGVNLNNSTASSNDPAEEENKENAMETQDAQSGTDKAPEIQRCVCPLCHKSFSSIWVLKAHSEEVHRQMVPPHCVEQCADEIKRTANLNNTSASTPAGVGPHLSPVERLPPPGNIDRPEREPTADLPAEPSSKPTTATNRPENTPTPRTATSTPISSSAAESAAQAQAQQQAAQLQQSQSLAQQMSDMQGVLNAMGLASQLQQQFNPMMMGLAGLGLHGAAGLGFNMPAAALAAMNMQPPLMNPFMMAAGHFDPIQAAMAAQAAQNNPYLQSAMDQQAGQFAKQQQQMLQQQQQQQQQQQQQQQQSAAGSSAANNSQVGGSANGQQQQQQQQQPGQQQKRARTRISDDQLKILRAHFDINNSPSEETIAEMARQSGLPPKVIKHWFRNTLFKERQRNKDSPYNFSNPPSTTLNLEEYEKTGETKVTQLKAEEQMEIQRALISTRPTPATNSKAAKTAAAAAAAAAASAAAAAAAAASMASVAPPAIPEAVQVKKEVVAEMPEPTAEETASRSTPQMLPTTPGNPFHIRSGSPMTNLSLASLINSQLNVDTKNCHLGPGGGMFPPRPTTSGSALPSPAAAGLAGLSPGRMSSDQSPFNFFATSTPLPMAPLTPPGGGGGGNSSSGGGGPGSSTGKRANRTRFTDYQIKVLQEFFENNAYPKDDDLEYLSKLLSLSPRVIVVWFQNARQKARKVYENQPPVAGGAGDPASTSGSATPGSGTSGGGGAGTDPDGSGRFQRTPGLNYQCKKCLLVFQRYYELIRHQKTHCFKEEDAKRSAVAQAAAAQAAACFSSSDNDNSNSSSLADASVMSGTASSCGAAPQLTILPKSSSSSTIIKTESNVAAPPPPPPKQPEMFQTQPAQQQQQQNQQSQNDSAFHCEQCGLTFSRFDLWREHQIVHIMNPDLFSGGAAAAKMAAGMETQYAALLQQHQAAVVAAAAAQLSASLPAVSAGSSGQMTPPSSGSLIPSGSKRKHEVVEDDEERGGGGGGCGGSGSGGGGTDGDGQPRDKRLRTTILPEQLDFLYQQYQLESNPSRKMLETISREVGLKKRVVQVWFQNTRARERKGSSHSVQSGSTSAAGEANSAAAIQEALTKRLSAVSNYQQSMASLSMLSSLYSQGFVAPLPGFEGKAEDALKRYANDYLANAGNNNATPTPSAAPTNEQRPSTGNPTGELPLDLSRPLPLQQGLGQVRPESAMQSDVGTDDNRSEHYMDYFDESNPSSPLPYNKMGGGGNQSNSGNASMTGSASGGQNKRFRTQMSAVQVRVMKSLFSDYKTPTMAECEALGREIGLPKRVVQVWFQNARAKEKKNKLNAQKAAGDLSGIESNVGAKQPDGCDLCDFKYSHKYAVQDHIFTHQHIERVKIHVAEQSGKHGDDMPTSVARPSKAGGHQQESQEPSTPTPVGGSSAETTTSPPNSSNATESAQLEALLLHQLYGMGYGAAGVPAAALAAAAAAAAASSSYNNSQQQSSTNVMAGGPGGMWGQGGENYLLAMLQRSPAALQQIAKTFSESGVSEARFTLDGSTRSSLSEHLSSMEMKFIRTHSTDVGVLCKACQTLYGSEAAVVQHQRAGCPQTAESSAASSGGATRLVLLQHECMACEEKCPTLAELRNHLNGDAHRRQTAKLTGTVLNGNVGSQSTTSASRSGADQDQLALLPPIQSSSPSSGLSSQIEDVVKQLTALAQATTGQGSTVAPSFGGKNNSGDCDTNANIAQRKAATYGQ